Part of the Magnetococcales bacterium genome is shown below.
GGGCCATTCACTTCGATTCTGGGCTTTCTGGAGTTGCTGGACAACGATCCCAAGAACCCCTTGAGCAAAAAACAGAAAGGCTATCTGGCCTGGATCACCGAAAGCAGCGCCAAAATGCTGGCCCTGATCGACGAAATTCTGGACATCAGCCGTTTGAAAACCGGCAAGATCGTCCCGGAGCCGCGTTTCTTCAACGCCCGTTTCGCCGGAGACAAGGCCCTGGAGTCGATTCGACCCCTGGCCGAGCAGAAAGGCATCGAGCTGCTCAATACCCTGCCCGAAGCCTTCCGGCTGCACGCGGATCCGGCGTTGTTCGGCGAGGTGCTGCACAATCTGCTCACCAACGCCGTGAAATTTTGCAGCAAGGGGGATCGGATCACCTTGTTGCGTCCCCCGGGCAAGCCTTCCACCCTGGCGGTGCTGGACACAGGCGTGGGGATCCGTCAGAAACGATTGCCGAAATTGTTCAAGCTGGAAGAAAAAACCTCCACCGTGGGCACTTCCGGCGAGCATGGCACCGGCTATGGATTGCCGTTCAGCCGGGATTTGCTGCGTGCCCATCACGGGGATCTGACGGTGGAGTCCAAGGAGGGCATCGGCAGCATCTTCTACGCCCAATTGCCGGAAGTGGTCCCCATGGCCTTGATCGTGGACGACGACGCGGAGTTTCGTCAGTTGCTGCTGGCCTTCCTGCACAACGACGGCGTTTCGACCCTGGAGTCCACCAACGGCTTGCAGGCGTTGGAAGTGCTCAAGAGTCGCTCCTGTCATCTGATCATCTGCGACGTGCAGATGCCCGGCATGGATGGTTTCACCTTTTTGGCCAAGGTGCGGGCCGATCCCAAGACCCGTCTGATCCCGGTGATTCTCGTGACCGGTGATGACACCATCGAAACCCGTGAGACCGCTTTTCGCATCGGAGCCAACGACTTTATCAACAAGCCGTTCACCCCCACGGAGTTCATCCCCCGCGTGCGTCGTTTCGTGGGATGAACGGTTCCTCTGGAGGCCATGGGGTTGCGGTTCCGGCGGCCAAAAAACGGCTTGGACAACATTTTCTTGCCGATTCCGAGGTGGCCCGGGAGATTGTCCGGGCCTCTGGAGTGGGACCGGGGGATCGGGTGGTGGAGATCGGTCCCGGACCGGGTGCCTTGACCGTTTGGCTGCTGCGGGCTGCCGGACGGGTGTGGGCCATCGAGCTGGATGCGGAGTTGTTGCCGGTTTTGATGCAGCGCACCGCCGGTCTGGGGGAGCTGCACGTGGAGAGGACCGACGCCTTGCGGGTGGACTATGGGGCGTTGGCGGAAACCCTGGGCGGGGAGCTGCGCATCGTGGCCAATCTGCCCTATAATATCAGCACCCCTTTGCTGATGCGTTTCATCGATCAGCGGGCGGCCATCGTCCAGATGACCCTGATGGTGCAAACCGAAGTGGCGGAACGGCTCTACGCCCGGCCCGGCACCAAGGCCTATGGGGCCTTGTCGGTGCCCTGCGGCTTGTGGATGGAGATCGAACCGGTGCTGCATGTGCCTCCCGGCGCGTTTCGTCCGCCCCCCAAGGTCAACTCCACCGTGGTGCGACTGACCCGGCGGGCCGCTCCCCTGGCCCGGGTGGATGACCCCGGAATTTTCTCCCAGGTGGTGCGGGCCGCGTTTGGTCAACGCCGCAAGGTGCTGGCCAACGCCCTGCGGGTGATGGGGGATCCGGCCCGCCAGTGGCTGGAACGGGCGGAAATCGATCCGGAACGCCGGGGCGAGACCCTTTCGATTCCGGAGTTCGCCCGACTGGCCAATGTGATTCACGCCTCAGGGGGGAGCGACTCCCCGGATCACTCTCCCACCATCATGAACGCCGACCAGATATAGGGGTGTTTCCACTCGCTGGACTCCAGCAGATCCAGTTGGGACTCCCGCAAGGCCCGATGGGCGCTCATCCCTTCTCCGAGACGGGCGTAGAGATTGGTCATAAGTGCCTGAGTGCCCGCGTCGCTCACCTCCCACAACGAGGCGATGACCGATTTGGCTCCCGCCTCCTGGAAGGCCCGACGCAAACCGTAGACCCCTTCGCCTTCGTGCATCTCCCCGAGTCCGGTTTCGCAGGCCGACAGCACCGCCAGTCGTGTGCCGGTCAGATCCATGCCCAGCACCTCCAGGGCGGTGAGTACCCCATCGTTGTCCGTGTCCAGTTCTCCGAGGAAGCGGGCGTTGGCGTTGATGCCGGCAAAGGCCAGACCGGCCCGCAACAACGGATTGTCTCCGGGAGGGGGAAGCTTCAACTCGCCACCACGGGCCAGTTTCAGGAGTCGTTTCTTGAGGTTGTCGTCGGGTTTGAGGAAAAAGCCGTGGGTGGCGATGTGCAGAATCTCCGGTGGCGTCGCGAGCGATTGCAACGCCGACTCCTGGGCTTCGTGTTTCATCAGCACGGTGTTGTTTTTTTTGCGGCCCGTGGCCTGTCCGGAGATCAGCCGCCCCTCTTTTTCCGCGCCGGGCAGCGGATCGAAATGCAGTCCCCGCATGCCCGACGAGAAGGCCCGCAATCCCTGCTTGAGTTCGGATGAGCGTCTCCCCTGGAGGGATTCCGACTCCTTTTCCTTTGCTTTCAGCTTTTTGGCCTGGTCTCCTCCCACCTTGTCGGAGTCGTAATCCGGACCGGCCAGGATCAGGTAGTTGCCTTTGGCTTCGGGCACAGCGGAAGGGACCAGATCCCGGCTCGACGACAGCAGATGCAGATCCGTATCCCGGGCCAGATAGTCATCCTCCGGATTCACCAGGGCCGGGAAGGGGAGGATGTTGAGCATGCCGTCCGGAACCACATACACCTGTTCCCGTTTGCCGATACGCTGCTTGATGGGTGCCCAGATCCGGTCATAGGCGGTGCGGCCCATTTTTTTGATGCTCTCTTCGTCCGCCTCTTCCTCCTGGATGATGGCCCGATAGTCGGTGACGATTTTTTGCACCCCGTCCGGATCCGGATAGACCACCCGGTCGAACACCACCTTGCCCTTGTCCTGGAACACAATGGCCGCCTGCAATCCGCTGCGTTCTTCATCCTTGTAGGCCAGGAATTCCACCAGGGCGGCCTTTTCCGGCAGATGTTTCACCAGGGTGTCGAGGGTGATGGGCGTGGTGGTGTGTTGCAGTCGTTTGCTGGCCCGTCCCAGTTCCAGTTGCAGCCGTTCCACGTCGTTTTCCAGATCGTGGATCACCTTCAAATGGGTGCTGGCGGTCTCCGGGGTGGGGCCGGAGAGGGTCAACGAGGCCAGCCGTTTGCGGGTTTCCGTCAACCGTTCGCTGATCGCCTTGAGCGCCGGATCGTTCCCCAGTCGGGCAATCTGCCGGATCTCCGAGGTGATCTTGAGCAGCAATCCCTTGCGTCGCAAACCCACCTCGAACGCCTCGCGCCCTCCGGTGGCCGGATCCATCTCCCCCAGCCGGGTCAGGTAGGTGTTGAGTTCCGGGGCATGCAGCCGGATGTATCCCTCCCGGGCGTTGTCCCCGGTGGACCAGAGCATGCGATCCAGAAAATCCGAACGGCGGATGAACAGTTCCTTGCGTACCTTGAACGCATCCGGGTGTTTGGTCTTCTCCAGGATCGAGGCCAGGGTTTCCAAGACCTCGAAGGCGTAGGGATGCAAGGGTCCGACCGCCTCTTCGGCCTTGGCGCGGGCCTGGCGGGCCAGCTCTTCCGCCTCTTTGTGGCGTCCCATGTCCCGCAGCAGCAGGCTCAAGTCGTTCATGGAGCGGATCACATCCGGATGGCGCTCTCCGAGGGTTTTCCGGCGTCCTTCCAGGGCTTTGGTGAAGAGTTTTTCCGCCTCCTGATGCTGTCCCAGATGATGGGTGACCCGGGCCAGATTGTTCAGGGCCTTCAGGGTGCGGGGATGACGTCCCCCCAGCGTGGCGCTCCAGCTTTCCAGTGCTTGACGGAACAAGGGTGCGGCCTTGGCTTCTTCTCGTTGCAGCAGATGCAGATAGGCCAGATTGTTGATCACCGCCACCGTGTCCACATGCCGCTCCCCGAGCCGTTTGCGATAGGCGTCGATGGCGTTGTGATACAGGGGTTCGGCCTTGTCGAAGTTGCCTTGGCTTTCGTGCAGCAAGGCGAGATTGTTCATGGTGGTCAGGGTGATGGGGCGTTCGGGACCGAATTGTTTTTGAGCCAGTTCGAGAGCCCGTCGCAACACCGGTTCCGCGTCGTCGTAGAGTCCCGCCTGTTCCAGCAGTTGCCCCAGATTGTTGAGGGTGGTGATGGTGACCGGATGGGATTCCCCCAGGGTCTTGGTGAGGGATTCCAGGGTCGTCTTGAGCAGGGTTTCCGCGGCGGCCAGATCTCCTCTTTTTTCGAGGATGGTGGCCAGCTCCACACGCAAGGCCAGGGTCGAGGGGTGTTCCTCTCCCTGTTCGGCGGCGAGTTCTTTCAGGAGTTTGCGGGTCTGGTTTTCCGCCTCCTGGAAATCGCTCTGGTCTGCCAGCAGATGAATCCGGGCCGTGGTGGCTTCGACGGTCAACGGATCCTTGGTGCCGGCGGGCAGCCGGGCCAGAACCGGCTTGAGGAGCGCTTCGGCCCGTTTGAGTTCTCCCAGACGACGGTTGGCCTCGGCGGCTCCGATGCGTGTGGCAAGGGGGGTGGGATCTTCTTTCGGCAGGATGGCTTCCAGAATGGTCAGGCTTTGTTCGTAGGCGTCCCGGGCCATGGGGAAGGCCTCGCGGGCCATGTTCAGGGCCGCGAACCGTTCCAGACAACGGGCGGTTTCCGGGTGATGATAACCATGGACCCCGGCGGAACGGGAACAGACCTCCCGCAGCATCGTTTCCGCCTCGTCATGGGATCCCAGTTCCTGGAGCAGTCGGGCCAGGGCCAGATCGTTGTCCATGGCCAGGGGATGCCCGGCTCCGATTTTGGCGGCCCAGCCGCCGCGGGCGGCTTGATACATATCACGGGCGGCGGCGGGATTGTTTTGGGTCTCCAGGAGTTCCGCCAGGGCCTTGCCGGTGGCGAGGCTTTCCGGATGGTTGGGCCCCAGTGCCTTTTGGGCATGGGTCGCTGCCTGCTTGAGCAAAGGTTCGGCCTCGGCCACCTTGCCCATCAGGGTCAGATAGGTGCCCAGCTCCCGTTCGCTCATGAAGGTGGAGGCGTGTTGCGCCCCGAGATTCTCCCGGGCCAGATCCGCTGCCTGTTTTCCCAGGCGGATGGCGGTGTCCAGATCCCCCTTTTCGGCGGCGGCCATGGCCTCTTCCCGGGTCTTGGACCATACCCCCGCCACCTCGGCCTTGCTGGCTGGAATGACTCCGGCTTGGTTGAGGGTTTCATCCACCCAGGGGGGCATGGTATTGACCATTCGGCTGATTTCCCCGTTGTACATGGCCGCATCCTTGGTATCGCCTCCCTTGGCGGCCAGGGTGGCGGCTTTGCGGAAATACTCCAGGGCTTTGGCGGTCTCTCCCGCCTGGAGGCTGGCCGTGGCCGCGTTGTGCAGCCAGTCCTTGTGCCCCGGATCCCGTTCGTGGGCCTTGGCAAAGCGGGTCATGGCCTGCTGGAAATCGTTGGCCTGCATAGCCTTTTTGCCTGCTTCCGCCTCTTTGGCCGCCGTGGGGTCGTTTTGGGCTGCCGGAGGCGCGGGGGGTGGCGTCAGCAGTGGGGCGTTGCCGGTGGTTTTTTCAGCGTTTGCCGGTTTGACGACCGCCCCGGCCCGTTGTTTTTCGTCCGGAGCGCCGGACGCGGCCAGCGCGGTCAGTGGCCAGGAGGATCCCAGCAACAGACCGAGCGCGATCACGGATAACGGCTTTATCCGCCGTGGATAGTGGACACGAAAACAATGGGGGCGGGAAAGAGACATGGGACTCTCCACGGGATGGGTTTTCAGGGGGCCATGGAGGGCATGCTAACCGATTTTGAGGCGGGTTTCATGGCAATTCCGGCCAGGGGGTGTTTTTTGGTGGGGGTGGGGCGTGTTGGATGGGGGCAAGCGAGGATAATTTAAAGATTGAAAGGGGGTGCGGAAGTTTCTGCCCAATCTACCCGTCGCCCCGTACCACGCCGGTGACACGGGGCGGGGAGAGGAGGGGACTTCCTACCCCTTCTTCACATACCAAACCGCAAAAGTCTCCATGGCGCCGCGCAGGGTTTTGAACGCTTCGCTGTCGAGCAGATCCTGTTTTTTGGCGGAATCGAGGTTGAAATCGGTGGTCAGATCCTCGGCGAAGCGGAGGATGGTCTCCCGGATCAATTCCTGGGAGTCGTTGAGGATTTCATCGACGCGGCATGTCATGGGTGGTTCCTTCTGTGTGACGGAGTGGCAAGAAAGCCGTCCAGATACGGCATCAAGGATTACTGTAGCGTTACACCGGTGGCGAACGCCAGAAGATTTTTGATTCCGGGGGGCTTTGTTTTTTTAATGGGCCCCTTCAAAGGTGATGCGGGGATCGGCGACCACATAGGTCAGATCGGTGATCAGTTTGGTGACCAGTCCCAGCAGCGTATAGAAATACAGGGTGGCCAACACCACCGGATAGTCCCGGTTGATGACCGATTCGTAACCCAGCAATCCCAGTCCGTCGAGACTGAAGATGGTTTCGATGAGCAGACTGCCACTGAAGAACGCGGCCACGAACGAGCCGGGAAAGCCGGTGACCAGGGGAATCAGGGCGTTGCGGAACACATGACGGTACAGCACGGCCCGTTCGGTGATGCCCTTGGCCCGGGCCGTGAGGACGTACTGTTTGGAAATTTCTTCCAGAAAGCTGTTTTTGGTGAGCATGGTCATCACCGCGAAGGATCCCACCACCGAGGCGAAGACTGGCAACACCATATGCCACAGATAGTCGGTGATGCGGGCGGTCCAGGAGAGGGATTCCCAGTGGTCCGAGACCAGCCCGCGGATCGGAAACAGATCCCAGAAACTGCCACCGCCGAACAGCACGATCAGCAGCACCCCCAGCACAAAGCCGGGAATGGAGTATCCGGCCAGGATCAGCGCCGAGGTGACGGCATCGAAGCGGTCGCCGTGGCGTACCGCCTTGCGGATTCCCAGGGGGATGCTCACCAGATAGGTGAGCAGAAAGGTCCACATGCCCAACGAAATGGAGACCGGCAGTTTGTCGATCACCAGAGCGGTCACGGAGCGGTGATGGTAGTAGGAGTCCCCGAAGTCGAAACGCAGATAGTTGCCGATCATGAGCAAGAAGCGTTCGTGGGCCGGGCGGTCGAAGCCGTAGAGTTTGCTCAACGCCGCGATCTGATCCGGGCTGAGTCCCTTGGCACCCCGATACAGTCCGCCGCTGGAAGGGGTGGAGAGTTCTCCCTGGCCGCCGGAGGAGCCGGCCTCCATGCGAGCGATCATCTGTTCCACCGGTCCACCGGGCACGAACTGGATCACCACGAAGGTGACGGCCATGATCCCCAGCAGGGTGGGAATCATCAACAGCAGGCGGCGCAGAATGTAGGCACCCATGTCACTTCATCCACCAAGAGAGCAGCCACCCCTCCGGCGAGTAGAACAGGGGCAGTTTTTCCGGTCGGGCGAAACGGTCCCAATAGGCGATGCGGTGATAGGTCAGGTGCCAGTTGGGGACCAGATAGTGGCCCGCCAGCAGCACCCGGTCCAGGGCGCGACAGGCGGTGATCAGTTCCGGACGATTTTTGGCGTAGATGAGTTTTTCCACCAGGGCGTCCACGGCGGGATCCTGGATGCCGATCCGGTTGTGACTGCCCTGGATGCTGGCGCTGGAGGAGTGCCACATGTCCCGCTGTTCGTTGCCCGGAGACTGGGACTGGTCGAAGCCGTTGACGATCATGTCGTAGTCGAAGTCGTGGACCCGGCTTTGATACAAGGAGGTGTCCACGGTGCGGTACTGGAGGCGGATGCCCAGTTTTTCCAGGTTGGCCGCGTAGGGGGCCAGAATGCGTTCGAAGGCCGGGGAGGCGAGCAGGGCTTCCACCTCCAGGCGATTGCCTTTGCCATCGGTCAGCACCTTGTCGTCACCCAGGGTCCAGCCGGCCTCTTTCAGGAGTTTGGAGGCCTCCCGCAGATTCTGACGCAGGGAGTTGGGCGGCGTGGTGGCAGGGGGAACCGGAACCGGACCGAACACCACCGGGTCGAGTTTGTCCTTCAACGGTTCCAAAAGGGCCAGTTCCTCCGGGGAAGGGCTACCCTGGGCCGCCAGTTCGGAGTTGGAAAAATAGCTTTTGGAACGGGTGTATTGACCATAGAAGAGATTTTCGTTGCTCCACTCGAAATCGAAGGCCAATCCCATGGCCTTGCGCACCCGGATATCCTGGAACATCGGACGGCGCAGATTGAAGATCAATCCTTGCATGCCCGCTCCCCGTTTATGGGGCAGGGTTTCCTTTTTGATGTGACCCTGGGTGAATTTGGGACCCTCGTAGTCCCTGGCCCATTGTTTGGAATTGTTTTCCGCCATGAAATCGAATTCGCCGGCCTTGAATCCCTCCAGGGCCACTACCGGATCCTTGTAGAACTTCAGCACGATGCGTTCAAAGGAGTACAGGCCCCGGTTGACCGGACGGTTGTTGCCCCAGTATTGCGGATTGCGTTTGTAGGTGAGGATTTTTCCGGCCTTGAACTCTTCCACCACATACGGTCCGGAACCCAAAGGCGTGGTCAGGTTTTCCAGGTCAAAGGGGGTCTTGGTGAAAAAGGCTTTGGAGAAGACCGGGACTTCCCCGGCGATCAGGGGCAGTTCCCGGTTGGCCTGACGGAAACGGAAGCGGATCGCCTGGGGGGAGATCACCTCGGCGGCGGTGATGTCCCGCCAGTAGGATTGATAGAAGGGGTGGGCCTTGTCCGATTGCAGGGTTTCCAAGGAGAATTTCACATCTTCGGCGGTCAGGGGGGAGTCGTCGGAAAACCGGGCCGCCGGATCCAGGTGAAAGGTCACGGAGAGACCATCCGCCGCCACTTCCACCTTTTGGGCCAGCAGTCCGTATTGGGAAAAGGGTTCGTCCTGGGCCTGAACCATGAGATGCTCGAAGATCAGGGGTTCCAGCAGATCGGGTGCCGAGCCTTTGAGGGTATAGGGATTCATTTTGTCGAAGCTGCCCAGGGCGTGCAGGTTCAGGGTGCCGCCGGGTTTGGCGTGGGGACTGGTGTAGTCGAATCCTTTGAAGTCATGGGGATATTTCAAGACTCCATCCAGGCTCAAGCCGTGATCCGCATGGGCGTGGGTGATCAACAGTCCCAACAGGCATAAAATGGACAAAAGGTGACGCATCGCTTTGGCAAACCTCTCGCATGGCGTTTTTTTGGATCGTCAACGTGGCGCGGATCCTGCGGATCCTTGATATTGCAGTGTAGCCTTGGTCACGGCGGTTTGACCAGATTTTTTCGCCGGGGGAATCCCGTCGGGAAGGATGACGCCGCATCCGGTTTCGTGGTACTAAAGAGGCTAAAGATGTTAAAGATGAAAAATGTGGAATCCGGTTTCTTGGTGGCAACCGGACCGATGGCCTTGAAGAGGTGACTCATGAACGTGGAGCGAGTGCGAGGGCCGGCAGTGGCAGGCATGTTCTATCCGGGGGATGCTCCGGGGTTGCGCAGTCTGGTGGAAGGATTGCTGGATCAGGTTCCGCCGGTGGTGCAAGAGCCGGTGGCGGTGGTGGCGCCCCATGCGGGTTTCATCTATTCCGGGTTGACGGCGGCCCATGCCTACAAGGGGTTGTCCCGGGCTTCGGCCACGGCCCCGCGTCGGGTGTTTTTGATTGGTCCGAGCCATCGGGTGTGGCTGGAAGGGGCATCGGTGGGCAACTACGACGCCTATGTGACCCCCTTGGGGCGGATTCCGGTGGATCGGGAAGGGGTGGAGTGTCTGGCTTCCCGGCCCGATGTCACCCGGGATGAGGCGCCACACCGTCTGGAACACTCTCTGGAGACCCAGTTGCCGTTTCTTCAGGTGACGTTGATCCATTTTCGCATCATTCCCATCGTCTACGGCGAGATGAGCGGCGGACATCTGGCGGATCTGCTGGAACAGTGCTGGAAACCGGGAGATTTGATCGTGATCTCCACGGATCTTTCCCACTATCACCCCTATGACGAGGCCAGACGGCTGGATGCCCGCAGCAACGAGGCGATTCTGGCCCGGGACACCAAGGAAATCACTTCCTGCGAGGCCTGCGGCAATGTGGGCGTGCAGGCGATGCTGGAGACGGCCCGTCGTCGGCGCTGGAAACCGGTCCTGATGGATTTGCGCAACTCCGGGGATACGGCGGGGGACAAACAGCGGGTGGTGGGGTATGCCAGTTATTTGTTTTATCCGGAAACCGGGGATCGCGCCGTCGTGACGCCGAAAGTGGGGGAGAGCCGTTCCGGGGTGGGATTGCCGGAACTGGTCCGTGCCCATTTGGCCTCGATTCTGGCGGGAGGCCGGGGGCTTTCCACCTCCGCGGTGAGCGCCCAATGGGCGGAGTTGGCCAAACCCGGAGCCTGTTTCATCACCCTCACCGATCAGGGCGCCTTGCGGGGTTGTATCGGCTCCCTGGTGGCCCATCGTCCCCTGGCCGAGGATTTGTTGGAAAATGGCGTGTCGGCGGCCACCCGGGATCCCCGGTTCGCGCCGGTGAGCGTGGAGGAACTGGAACGGTTGTCCATCGAGGTCTCTTTGTTGAGTCCCCCGGAGCCGTTTCCCCATCGGGACGGGGAGGATCTGATCCGGCGGCTCAAGCCCGGCGTACACGGGGTGATTTTAAGCAAACAGGGACGACGGGCCACCTTCTTGCCCCAGGTGTGGGAACAGCTTCCCAATCCGGAGGCGTTTTTGTCCCATTTGTGCCGCAAGGCCGGGCTGGATGGGGAGTGCTGGCGTGCCGGGGCCGAGATCCAGGTCTATACCGTGGAAAAACGGTTGGAGAACAAGAGAGGACGGTGAATGGCCGGATTCCATACCCATTTGGCGGTGGCCGCTGTCAGCGGGGGAGTGGGGGTGACCACCTTGATGGTCGCAGGGGTGGTGGATCCCCAGACCGGGCTGATCGGCTTCATGGGGGCCACCATCGGCGGTGTGCTCCCGGACGTGGACGCCGAAGACTCCTGGCCGCTGGATCTGGCTTTTACCCTGTTTGCGTTGCTGGGTTCGTTTTTTGTCATGTTCAGTCAGGTGGGCGCCTACTCCGTCGCCGAGTTGACGGTGTTGTGGATGGTGAGCTTTTTGTTCATCAAGCTGGCTGTGTGCGAAATGTTTGTCCGTTTCACGGTCCATCGGGGGATTTTTCACTCGTTGCCCGCCGGGGTGTTTTTCGCCGGGTTGACCGCCTTGCTGCTGATGCGTCTGTTTCATCAATCCGAGCGGCTTGCCTGGTTGACCGGCCTGTTCGTGCTGCTGGGCTATCTGGTGCATCTGCTGCTGGATGAACTGTACAGCCTGAACCTCTTCGGTCCGGGGGGTGTCTCCTCTTCCCTGGGGAGCGCGTTCAAGCTCTCCGCCCCGGATGGTTGGGCCACTTCCGCCATGTATCTGGCGATTTTCCTGGTCTATTACGTCACCCCCGGCCCCCTCGCCACCCTGCGGGAGATTTTCACCCCTGCCACCCTTGATGCCATCCTGCCGCGTCTGGTGCCCGCCGGTCCCTGGTTTGGCCTGCCCTTCCTGGCTCTTTTTCCAGGTTCCCGATAGGGGGGTACACTTTGTCATTGACAAGCCGTCGGATTGCAGCTATCTTCTTGCCCATAGAGACAAGCCCAGATGGCGGAACTGGTAGACGCGCTAGATTCAGGTTCTAGTATCTGCAAGGATATGGGAGTTCGACTCTCCCTTTGGGCACCAAAAGACAATCAAGG
Proteins encoded:
- a CDS encoding response regulator, whose product is MDDQLHALVVDDNPMERALLSGLLKKLTRWTIVPLACATGEEALKQVERMDPQVAFVDYRLDHESGIDLIRSLKSMGSRAGFILFTGTEGDEALVEAVRVGADDYLRKSELSVESLNRTIHHVLEKRRTACNLEAALAELQKAKAQLEKRVETDAAVLSEARERLDAIASAALDPILILDAQMRVTFWNPAATRVFGQTPEEILGRPVLDLLPPSEFATRLKNTFKSFSRTGKGTMIGRVVEFMVKHKNGKTFPVEASSSAIQIHNAWHVVVILRDVTKHRKDKAALLRARDAAQRATNLKDQFVSLVAHDLRGPFTSILGFLELLDNDPKNPLSKKQKGYLAWITESSAKMLALIDEILDISRLKTGKIVPEPRFFNARFAGDKALESIRPLAEQKGIELLNTLPEAFRLHADPALFGEVLHNLLTNAVKFCSKGDRITLLRPPGKPSTLAVLDTGVGIRQKRLPKLFKLEEKTSTVGTSGEHGTGYGLPFSRDLLRAHHGDLTVESKEGIGSIFYAQLPEVVPMALIVDDDAEFRQLLLAFLHNDGVSTLESTNGLQALEVLKSRSCHLIICDVQMPGMDGFTFLAKVRADPKTRLIPVILVTGDDTIETRETAFRIGANDFINKPFTPTEFIPRVRRFVG
- the rsmA gene encoding 16S rRNA (adenine(1518)-N(6)/adenine(1519)-N(6))-dimethyltransferase RsmA; its protein translation is MNGSSGGHGVAVPAAKKRLGQHFLADSEVAREIVRASGVGPGDRVVEIGPGPGALTVWLLRAAGRVWAIELDAELLPVLMQRTAGLGELHVERTDALRVDYGALAETLGGELRIVANLPYNISTPLLMRFIDQRAAIVQMTLMVQTEVAERLYARPGTKAYGALSVPCGLWMEIEPVLHVPPGAFRPPPKVNSTVVRLTRRAAPLARVDDPGIFSQVVRAAFGQRRKVLANALRVMGDPARQWLERAEIDPERRGETLSIPEFARLANVIHASGGSDSPDHSPTIMNADQI
- a CDS encoding CHAT domain-containing protein; translation: MIALGLLLGSSWPLTALAASGAPDEKQRAGAVVKPANAEKTTGNAPLLTPPPAPPAAQNDPTAAKEAEAGKKAMQANDFQQAMTRFAKAHERDPGHKDWLHNAATASLQAGETAKALEYFRKAATLAAKGGDTKDAAMYNGEISRMVNTMPPWVDETLNQAGVIPASKAEVAGVWSKTREEAMAAAEKGDLDTAIRLGKQAADLARENLGAQHASTFMSERELGTYLTLMGKVAEAEPLLKQAATHAQKALGPNHPESLATGKALAELLETQNNPAAARDMYQAARGGWAAKIGAGHPLAMDNDLALARLLQELGSHDEAETMLREVCSRSAGVHGYHHPETARCLERFAALNMAREAFPMARDAYEQSLTILEAILPKEDPTPLATRIGAAEANRRLGELKRAEALLKPVLARLPAGTKDPLTVEATTARIHLLADQSDFQEAENQTRKLLKELAAEQGEEHPSTLALRVELATILEKRGDLAAAETLLKTTLESLTKTLGESHPVTITTLNNLGQLLEQAGLYDDAEPVLRRALELAQKQFGPERPITLTTMNNLALLHESQGNFDKAEPLYHNAIDAYRKRLGERHVDTVAVINNLAYLHLLQREEAKAAPLFRQALESWSATLGGRHPRTLKALNNLARVTHHLGQHQEAEKLFTKALEGRRKTLGERHPDVIRSMNDLSLLLRDMGRHKEAEELARQARAKAEEAVGPLHPYAFEVLETLASILEKTKHPDAFKVRKELFIRRSDFLDRMLWSTGDNAREGYIRLHAPELNTYLTRLGEMDPATGGREAFEVGLRRKGLLLKITSEIRQIARLGNDPALKAISERLTETRKRLASLTLSGPTPETASTHLKVIHDLENDVERLQLELGRASKRLQHTTTPITLDTLVKHLPEKAALVEFLAYKDEERSGLQAAIVFQDKGKVVFDRVVYPDPDGVQKIVTDYRAIIQEEEADEESIKKMGRTAYDRIWAPIKQRIGKREQVYVVPDGMLNILPFPALVNPEDDYLARDTDLHLLSSSRDLVPSAVPEAKGNYLILAGPDYDSDKVGGDQAKKLKAKEKESESLQGRRSSELKQGLRAFSSGMRGLHFDPLPGAEKEGRLISGQATGRKKNNTVLMKHEAQESALQSLATPPEILHIATHGFFLKPDDNLKKRLLKLARGGELKLPPPGDNPLLRAGLAFAGINANARFLGELDTDNDGVLTALEVLGMDLTGTRLAVLSACETGLGEMHEGEGVYGLRRAFQEAGAKSVIASLWEVSDAGTQALMTNLYARLGEGMSAHRALRESQLDLLESSEWKHPYIWSAFMMVGE
- the yejB gene encoding microcin C ABC transporter permease YejB, whose product is MGAYILRRLLLMIPTLLGIMAVTFVVIQFVPGGPVEQMIARMEAGSSGGQGELSTPSSGGLYRGAKGLSPDQIAALSKLYGFDRPAHERFLLMIGNYLRFDFGDSYYHHRSVTALVIDKLPVSISLGMWTFLLTYLVSIPLGIRKAVRHGDRFDAVTSALILAGYSIPGFVLGVLLIVLFGGGSFWDLFPIRGLVSDHWESLSWTARITDYLWHMVLPVFASVVGSFAVMTMLTKNSFLEEISKQYVLTARAKGITERAVLYRHVFRNALIPLVTGFPGSFVAAFFSGSLLIETIFSLDGLGLLGYESVINRDYPVVLATLYFYTLLGLVTKLITDLTYVVADPRITFEGAH
- a CDS encoding ABC transporter substrate-binding protein translates to MRHLLSILCLLGLLITHAHADHGLSLDGVLKYPHDFKGFDYTSPHAKPGGTLNLHALGSFDKMNPYTLKGSAPDLLEPLIFEHLMVQAQDEPFSQYGLLAQKVEVAADGLSVTFHLDPAARFSDDSPLTAEDVKFSLETLQSDKAHPFYQSYWRDITAAEVISPQAIRFRFRQANRELPLIAGEVPVFSKAFFTKTPFDLENLTTPLGSGPYVVEEFKAGKILTYKRNPQYWGNNRPVNRGLYSFERIVLKFYKDPVVALEGFKAGEFDFMAENNSKQWARDYEGPKFTQGHIKKETLPHKRGAGMQGLIFNLRRPMFQDIRVRKAMGLAFDFEWSNENLFYGQYTRSKSYFSNSELAAQGSPSPEELALLEPLKDKLDPVVFGPVPVPPATTPPNSLRQNLREASKLLKEAGWTLGDDKVLTDGKGNRLEVEALLASPAFERILAPYAANLEKLGIRLQYRTVDTSLYQSRVHDFDYDMIVNGFDQSQSPGNEQRDMWHSSSASIQGSHNRIGIQDPAVDALVEKLIYAKNRPELITACRALDRVLLAGHYLVPNWHLTYHRIAYWDRFARPEKLPLFYSPEGWLLSWWMK
- the amrB gene encoding AmmeMemoRadiSam system protein B; protein product: MNVERVRGPAVAGMFYPGDAPGLRSLVEGLLDQVPPVVQEPVAVVAPHAGFIYSGLTAAHAYKGLSRASATAPRRVFLIGPSHRVWLEGASVGNYDAYVTPLGRIPVDREGVECLASRPDVTRDEAPHRLEHSLETQLPFLQVTLIHFRIIPIVYGEMSGGHLADLLEQCWKPGDLIVISTDLSHYHPYDEARRLDARSNEAILARDTKEITSCEACGNVGVQAMLETARRRRWKPVLMDLRNSGDTAGDKQRVVGYASYLFYPETGDRAVVTPKVGESRSGVGLPELVRAHLASILAGGRGLSTSAVSAQWAELAKPGACFITLTDQGALRGCIGSLVAHRPLAEDLLENGVSAATRDPRFAPVSVEELERLSIEVSLLSPPEPFPHRDGEDLIRRLKPGVHGVILSKQGRRATFLPQVWEQLPNPEAFLSHLCRKAGLDGECWRAGAEIQVYTVEKRLENKRGR